A region of the Arcobacter sp. F155 genome:
GAACGTCTCTGTTCTCGCACCATTTAAAGTCTCATTTAATAAAAAACACTTACCAGTTGCTAAATACTTTTTAATCATATCAATTGTAACTTCATCAAAGATTTCATCTACAGAGTCATAGCCAAATCTCTGTGCAATTGTGTTAGATATTTTTACATAGATTCTTTTTGATTTTAAAATTAAATCATATTTACCTTGTCTTTTATGATTAAGAAGCTCTTGTACTAAAACCTTTTGTTGCATGGCTTCAGATTCAGGATATTTTGCAGAAACTGCTGCTGGTTCCAAAATCCCTTGTCTCATTAAAATTTCATCAATGTACATTTTTGCTTTTTCGGCATAGATTCCACCTGCAAAATCATTTAAAATATCTTTATAGAGTTCCCTTGCTTTAATTAAATATTTTTCTGTACCATCATACATTTTCATATAAATTTCTGCTAATTTAAATTTGAAATCTTCTACAGATGCAGGTTTATCCGTTCTATTTAGTAACTCTTCTAAAATTCTAACTGCAAACTCTGGCATATCAGCATTAAGCAGTCTATTAACCTTTTCTAATGCTAAAAATGAATCTTTAGCATAATAGTCCATATTCTTTTCTAATACTTTGGAAATAAGTTCATATGCTTCTTTCTTTTGGTCATTTAAAACATATACATCAAACAGTTCATCTGCAACCAATGTTGCAACTAATAAATCAGTAGTTTTTGTTAATACTTCATATAAAATTTTAATTGACATATCATAATTTTTTTGGTGTTTATAAACTTTTGCTAAAAAAATCTTTCCATATGCATTTATAACTTCGTTATCAAAATTGTTTACAATAATATTTGCAAAGTATTTGGCATCATCAGCTTTATTAAGATTTAATTTCAACTCAACTAACACCATATAAGCTCTGGCTAAATCACCCTCATGTATTTTTGAATCATTAATAGCTTTTTCAAGTTCAGCTGCTGCATCAATAATAATTCTTTTAGACTTTTTCTTTATTGCTAATTCTGAGTATAAAATGATAATATCTGAATATAAAATCTCTACTTTATTTTGTTCTTTTAAAGCATTAATTTGAGTATATGCTTCATCGACTTTCCCTTCTTTAGAAAGCTGTCTAGCATTACTAATAGTTGAAAATCCATCATCAATTTCTTGGATTCTTTTTTGAGAAATCTGCTCA
Encoded here:
- a CDS encoding lipopolysaccharide assembly protein LapB, with the protein product MKFFIFFILIFTFSFAKKDFYYGFIDSTGEQISQKRIQEIDDGFSTISNARQLSKEGKVDEAYTQINALKEQNKVEILYSDIIILYSELAIKKKSKRIIIDAAAELEKAINDSKIHEGDLARAYMVLVELKLNLNKADDAKYFANIIVNNFDNEVINAYGKIFLAKVYKHQKNYDMSIKILYEVLTKTTDLLVATLVADELFDVYVLNDQKKEAYELISKVLEKNMDYYAKDSFLALEKVNRLLNADMPEFAVRILEELLNRTDKPASVEDFKFKLAEIYMKMYDGTEKYLIKARELYKDILNDFAGGIYAEKAKMYIDEILMRQGILEPAAVSAKYPESEAMQQKVLVQELLNHKRQGKYDLILKSKRIYVKISNTIAQRFGYDSVDEIFDEVTIDMIKKYLATGKCFLLNETLNGARTETFQALIEDKTTKDKFFECLVEVPSEKAYNLLKDTFSTSRNATIYLYLERMALSLQNFTDAKSFSAKIDMVDDKKILEKEFLYRFLIKNTVGDSISMDKFFNYAHRNQQFIESNSNNPMIIDFYYYYYLYLMKRELKDEAEVILNKLYKKQKENNAHVYSPFVELELAKIAQTNNKNEESLNLLLDALDYSRKITPNNLAQVYYELIVLYEEFENNIKKDEFINKCKSIEGTTDSLYKKMCDEM